The DNA window ttctacaaaaatctTTCTAAGGAAGACACAAGCATCTGGGGTTTGGCTACCTGTGCTTATATTTGAAATACTTCTGTATTCTGTTACATGAATCacatttaacattaaaatacGATTTTAGCCATTAGCCCAGTTTGGGCTCCAGTGCATATGTGGTTACATGTCCAAACACACAAACTCTACTGTAGAGAAAACAGATTGCCAGTTTTCCTTTTACCAGTTATGTTTCCTGTTTTCCAGTCAGTAATAGTGTCACTATATGAAGTGCAAAGGTTAATATCTGATTgggtgaaaaaaaattttaatatctgcaagaattttcttgatttgttttaaGTAGTTAAGTAATTTGTTTTCTTGCAGATACTTCTCTTAAGATGCTTACTAGGATAATCTTATAGAAAAGAATGTATTAGGATGACATAAAATCCAGAATGTTTACAGGCCACTGGGCCTTAAAGGCTGTGTCTCCTCAGCAAGGGTTTCTATAACACTATGTGAAACTATGTTCTTATTGtttgtcctttaaaaataataccagGGTAAAGAAAAGATTTGagggctatttcttttttcatcccaTGCAAGAGCTTACGGTCAACCTTAATGGAAGTTCTACATGCATTAAAAGAGAGAATAGACCCTTTGTTTCAGAAGAATGACCAAGACAAGGGTGAATTTTTGTTCCACTTTGTCAAGTTTAAGGGGAAACTGAATTCaggaaaagagagtgagagagagagagacccccaAACAACTTTCTTAGCTGTCTCTTCATGGCCTCCAATCTTAAACTTATAACGTTTTATTGTTATTCTGTAAACAAGTCAGGAATTTGCATTAGGAGATACTTGGCCATGTGGTATCTTGGAGGTGGGTTGTTTATTTGCATTCCATGCAGCTGGGTGTCTTCTGTGTGATCAGCAACAAAGCAGAAGAAACCAACAAGCCAGGAATATAATACTAGAGGTTTTCTTTCTGTCTACATCAGGAGAAAATGCTCCCTTAAGGAGGTATAGCTACTTTAATTCTATATTCCTAAAGGGATACGGATGAGAAAAATTCTTCTTGTTCCAAAGTGATAAAATAACTTGTTTATAGAAATATGGGTTGCTTGGTTTCTTGTTATGCACTATtggtggcagggggtggggggagcggtTAGTGTGAACAGGAACCGAACCTTGAACTTAATTTCCCCTTTGAACTCATGACCTTTGACAAGATTCCCCATGCGCTCCCCTTCAGACAAATTTCATCACAATTACAGTCCCTTCCACTTGAGTTAAAGATATATAATCATTGATTTGACCTAATTACCTGATACATCCCTTTCTTTGCAAGGTGAAGGCTAAATGTGTGAACAGAAGCTGACCCGTGAAGTTCTGATATccaatttttattctaattatcATAGAACACTTTCAGTCTTACTCTATTTTTCTCAAGTTTTCTTTTGGTCCCTTCCCTGAACCCACTATTCCTTCAAATTCAACAATGCCCCCTAGGTTTCAAGCTGCTTGGCAACAGACCTTCAAATGCATAATGCACTACATGTTCAAAGtgtcatttttaaacaaaaaaactaaagacCAACTCTGCATTAGAAAGTCGTCACTAATCCCTGTCTTTCATGAAAAAGTCTTCTGAGGAGATAAAAGAGTGGAAACTAGAAAGTTCCCACAAGGTTCTGAAATTATCTGACTTCTTAGCATCAATCTATTATGATTCAGACTCTCTTCTAATAATTTACAAACTTCAGGTTATAAAGCAGACACAGGCAATATCAATAGAGTCAGTATAATCAATTTAAACTATAGGgctctgtattttttaaagggactatgtgtgtggtggtggggaggtgggggatgtcTGCTAAGTTTAGTACAACAAATCCCAAGCAAAGACTTTAGTAAGAAAGTTTAAATAAtgggacacatttttaaaaataaaatatgtgatttaaaagcaaaactaaGGTTGATGTAAACTATATGAGTTGactttaataaatgaatttgagtATTCGTCTCTAActcaagtaaatttttaaaaggaataaactgACATCACAGAGAGTTTTCATTATCTTGTCTTAGACtgttgaaaaagaaagatgaattgCAAAAAGTTAAACAGCAAAGagtaaacaaagaagaaattgtTCTCACTTCTTTATGTCATAGTTTACATACAGGGGCATCATgttctctcaaaaacaaaatgacagtCGATTTTCTTCTATATCATTTTTGTATCATATCACCACTGCCTCCAAACATTAACAGGCTATACAGGTAGAAGGGACAAAAGAGTTGGAAAGAAAACACCTATAAAGTCAAATAACCTGTTTATTTTGGTGGAGCTTCTTGTGTCCTCACTTACAAAAATTCAAcagcattgaaagaaaaaagtaatcctTCATCTGACCATCACAGTGGACTGGCATCCTGAATTTTATTATCAGCAATTAATTTTAACTATAGTTTGAAACCAAAGGCCTCAGCAAACAGGTAGCTAAACTCTTTAAGTAGGAAATTATCACAGTGTACACTGAGGGAAATCTCTAAAAGATTAACATTTTATGGTGTCAATTGTAACTAGGGTTGGACAGATATAACAAAATAGGCTGGAAGGTTCCCACAATGTTGGGCCATTAGGTAGTTTCTAAAAGGCAGGTAAAATCTGCTATGTTCCTTCActtagaaaagtacaaaaattatatatacaaaaaaaaaactccaaggAATACTTGAAAAATGCCTGATCTCAACTCCCACTTCTACCCAAGAGCCTGAGGTGTAACCACGAAAGTACAGAGGAATGTCAGTTTCTTTGATGAAAGCAACACATAGCCAGATGGCTGGGGTCCATGTTAAAAATCACATCATGGACTATAAAAACATTGCTTCTAATTCCTGTTTGGCTCTCATAAGGACCTTTgtcaatatatattaatattgacATCCCAGGCAACATtccagaaaacagagagaaataggATGCCTATTCTGTGAGAGAAATACTAGATTTGGCATTATTGTTCTAAGCCTCAATATAGTTTAATGACAAATGGATGGATAGCAAAATATAACTAAAACAAACTGCCCTCACTTGCAAGTCAGAATTCCAGGtttaagaagtaaataaaaaatttgtactcatataataattttagaattgACAAAAACAGGGATAGAAATGCTGGAATATTCAGAAAAAAGGATAAATGTTATATCCCTGGGGTTAAGCATGCTCTAAAATGATCCTCTACAGTCAAGATTCTTAATGTGGTATCTGTGAACACTCTGAAATTATATGCAAATGTGCATGTGTGCTTCCCTGTGCATGCTCATTTTTATGGCAATGAAGAACCACTGCTATGTAgtgataagaaaaagaataaaagcacaaaaaataattatgacaATTTCCAAAGAAAAGATGCTGGAAGCCAATGAACAGCCAGCATCATCTCTCATGTAGAACagtggtttttaaactttttaaaattgatttcccCAACTGTAAATTTTTATTAGACACAACTATCCATTTACTGTGTATATTTACAGATCTTATATATGATACTAATAATTCATTAATATTACAAAAgcttaatttctttctcatattCAGGTTGAGCACCCCAATAGAAAAGGCCAAgattcaaaatgctccaaaacctgaaactttttgagcactgataTGGTGCCACAAGTGGAAACTTCTACACGTAAGTACTtaacacaaactttgttttatgtacaaattatttaaaatcttgtATAAAGTTACCTTCAAACTATGCATATAAAgcatatatgaaacataaatggatttcatgtttagacttggatcccatccccaagatatttGTTtaggtatatgcaaatattccaaaatctgaaatctaaaacccatctggtcccaagcatttgggataagggatactcaacctgtatttaCATATATGCTAGTATTTTCTTCCCATCTCCTGTGGATCATCCAGTATACCTCACCCTAGTCTCTCCCCTCTTCCACTCCTATCTTAAATCAATTCTATAAAGAATAGAGAATTCTTTTAGAAATGTAAGTTAAATCATGCCAGTCTCTTGCTTAAAACTCACTAGTTGCTTCCCatgatatacaaaataaaatccaaatatctTACTATGGCTTAAAAGGCCTTCAGTGACTTAGTCCTTTCTGTCTCTTCAACCTCATTTCCTAACACTCTATCTCACTCTAGCCATACAGGTGTGGCTCTAGCCACATAGGTTTCTTGATTATTCCCTGAACACTCCAAGATGGGTTCTACCTCAAAGTCTTTGCATCTGCTATTCCCTGTGCCTGGAATGCTCCTCCCTTAGATCAACCCACAGTCTGATCTCTCACTTCATTCAGATCTCTGCTCAGAGGCCTCCTCTGATCAGCCTGTTCTCAAAGACATCTACCGTCACCCTTTTTAGtcattctctctctgcctttctgtcttttttgttgtgtttagtTTCAGACCATTTACCATGGCTTGATATTATATAACATAATGGCCGCAGTAAAATATGAGCTCTATGGGGCTAAGGGTTTTGTCAGCTTCATCTCTGTGTCCCCAGTACTAGTCTAAAGTTGcgcacatagtaggttctcaatgATAAATGAATGGAAGAAGAATAATCAAAGCAATTGGCAGACATTCCATCTAATGTTCATCTGCATATGAACCTCAAAAGAATGTTCACATGACAGAGGCTACCACACTAATATGAGCTATTGATCAGACAGCTAAAAATCAGCTTCCTCTTTCCCCAACTTGCATAACACTGAAACCACATCTTCCTTATGGTATTTATCACTGTTTCTTTTATACCATTCTTATTTCATACAGATCTTATCCCCCAGTAGCCTTTGTGGAAAAAAGTCCCAATCTGATCCTTCATCTTCTTCCTTATCACATCCAACATATGGCAGGTATCCAGCCCTGGGATTGTAGGCGGGGCTGACAGTCACATCCTGGCCATGACAATCTGAGGCCCAGCTGCTCATGCAGAAGCGAAAGGTGCCAGCCTCTCTGAACCATAGTGAATGATGATCCCTGACTCTATGCTCAGAAGGATGTTCATGGGCATTCATCTGTTGACAAGGCTGAATGAAGAGAAGGGACTCCCACTGGAAATAAACCTATGAAAAATCACCAATCCCTTGTATGAtaattgaggaaaaaaattatcttagtgTTGATATAAAAATGATGAACACGGGAAGCGCGCGCGGCCGCATGGCGCGGAATGTGGGTACCCCCTGTACCACCAGTTGGGTGGCCCACAACTTCGGGTATTCCGAACCAACTTCTTCATTCAGCTGGTGCGGCCCGGTGTGGCCCAACCCGAGGACACCGTGCAGTTCCGGATCCCCATGGAAATAACAAGGGTAGACCTCAGGAATTACCTCGAGAGCATCTATAACGTGCCCGTGGCTGCCGTGCGGACACGGGTGCAGTATGGCTCTAACAAGAGAAGAGATCACAGAAACGTGAGAATCAAGAAGCCGGACTACAAGGTCGCCTACGTGCAGTTGGCCCACGGACAGACCTTCACGTTCCCAGATCTGTTTCCCGAGAAAGATCAGAGCCCCGAAGGCAGCACTGCCGACGGACTCCACGACATGCTCGCGGAGGAGAGGCAGCAGAGGCAGAGCAGTGACCCTCGGCGGGGCGGCGTCCCCAACTGGTTCGGGCTGTGACGGGGCGGCCATCAGGGATGCGCCCCAGGTGGGTACTGTGGCAGAGCAGCCCTGACACCTAAATAAAAGTCCTGccgcaggagaaagagaaaaaaaaaaaaatgatgaacacAAAATAAAGACTAAACTTAAATGATGATCAGGtgaccttcatttcttttttagggGTCAATTCCCAAACAGAAGTAGAACTATCAAAAACATggcattaaacattttaaaaattgaattaaattaagaAATCAAGTTATACAATAGGaacaattttaaagatgaagaaatgaaagtgCTTAAAGATTTGGACCAGCAAAGCATATTCTACACTTAGACCAGTAAGCTGGTcatataaaatgttcataaaaatttccttttgaaataaatatacttGGATATGAATAATTTTCATGTGCCAGAAGTTAAATAAAGcttgaaaataaatgataataggcAAGTTGCTTAACATTTCTACATCTTAGTATCTTTATCTGTAAACAAAAGGAACTGAAGTAACTTCAGGTCACTTCGAGGTCTGAAAGAATTTAAATAAGAATCTAGTTGAGTTTTTCAGGATGCATATGTGTTTCATGCTTATTAATGGCTGAAACTAGAACAAATATTAAACTCTCATGAGACATTAAGTTAGAAGGCATCATATAAGTCAGCAAAAACAGAGAAGCAATAAAAGGGTAGAGGTAGAAACTAAAGTacttcaagaataaaataaaaaggagttaaattaagaaaaaaatgcaatcaaCAGGTCtgagagaaaaataatgcaaaatagaagtagcaataaaatgaaaagatttagaAAGCATAATACTGTAAAATGACTTAATGGCACCAGAAAAGTGCAAATCAACTTTCATTATGACACATGAACAATACCAATGATTTTTTGATTTCATGTAAAGCGTCATAATTCATAAGCCTGTAGGAAGGCATTCATATTTCTATATTCTTCTGTAGGAATTGCCATATTGAAACAGAACACTGGTCCATCCCTTTTGCCATGCTGCCCTGACAGCAAACAGATGTTTCAAAGAAGCGCTCTACTCTCACCAGTCCAAATTCAATAATACACCTAATGGTGCAATACTATATCAAGAACATCATTTCTTTTTGACCTCAGATGGCAATTATCTTATACCCAAAGCAGGAGGCTGGCTCACTTTGATTTCATGCTGGGTGGCCCACTTAAGAGGTTTCACTTATAATTACATCAAGACTGATATTTTCATTCACTTGGCTTTTCTGACACACTAAGCTACTTACACAATTTGCTGTCATCACCGTCACAATTAGGCTCTCATGGGTGTGGAATAATGTACGTATAATACAAACGGTTGTATTTGTATTCGTAActgtccttttaaaaatctttgctttcctggctgggcgtggtggttcacatctgtaattccagcactttgggaggccatggcaggaggatcacttgaggccaggagttcaagaccagcctgggcaacatagtgagactccatctccacaaaaaaaatttaaaaattagccaggcatggcatgtgcctatagtcccagctagtctggaggctgaggtgggaggattgcttggagcatgggaggttgaggctgcagtgagtcatgattgccccactgtccagcctgggcaagaaagagCCAGACCTtccttcagggaaaaaaaaattgctttcttaaaaattaaggTTTCTATTATTAGCTTCAATTTATTCAAAGTCTCGAGAATTCCCAACTTAATGTAAATAACCATCTTGAAgtggaaataaaaaggagaaatgaacCTTTAAAGACGTACACATAGCAGTAAGAATAACTTTTGAATACATGAGGCTTTGGGCTTTATGTAGATAGTTCTCTGAGAGAGTGAACTAAACAGAAGAAATAGACTGGAATGGCAAAAGGAATTGATCAGGAGTGTGAAACTGGAGCTGGATCTCAGTTGTTTCTAGTCCTCTACAGATTCAAAGGTACATTGCAGAAGCACTTTAGCCATAAATTCCAAGGTCTCCTCATCTCCAGAGGAATCCTTTTTGGGGAAATCTTCACCTGCCACACCCTTTCTATAGTCCTGGAGCAGACAATTTAATTAGAGCCTCTAGTATGACATTTAAATTAATGTAAAAGAATAGGgattgggaccagcctgggcaacatagagagaacctgtctctagttttaaaaagaaagaattggagAAGCCTTTTTTCAACTGGGAAAATAATGACAAACTTGGAGATGCCAATTATTTTCTCCATCAGAGTATTCTGGACATAAGAAACAGCAGTAGATCATAGTAGTCAATGATGTTTCTCCATAGCTTGACTGgacaa is part of the Chlorocebus sabaeus isolate Y175 chromosome 16, mChlSab1.0.hap1, whole genome shotgun sequence genome and encodes:
- the SKAP1 gene encoding src kinase-associated phosphoprotein 1 isoform X15, which encodes MSGTITPGGGGAVLSSPRHRLLKSRAQAAGLPLSCRWRLPALSAPPASWSASRKRKEMLKSFWQKVCGMRTSALLQGITETIFYGAFSKSKPGGDFGQDSSDDNHSGTLGLSLTSDAHFLSDYQDEGLLFRCQGCSATVPTWGASLMAAPSQPEPVGDAAPPRVTALPLLPLLREHVVESVGSAAFGALIFLGKQIWEREGLSVGQLHVGDLVVRLLDSHVSVISSLVRAILHPCPHGSHGHVIDALEVIPEVYPCYFHGDPELHGVLGLGHTGPHQLNEEVGSEYPKLWATQLVVQGVPTFRAMRPRALPVFIIFISTLR